One Schlesneria paludicola DSM 18645 DNA segment encodes these proteins:
- a CDS encoding polyprenyl synthetase family protein → MSVLGQQFESDLATFRDRVNARLANYVAPEIDSPSKLSESMAYSLLAGGKRLRPILVLLACEACGGDSDAALPAACAIEMIHTYSLIHDDLPAMDDDDYRRGRLTNHKVYGEAMAILAGDALLTLAFEVMARDIQPGGVAAACCADLASAAGWCGMVGGQVADLEAEQQSADRQLGSATDNSGESAGLAQLEAIHRRKTGRLLMSAVTLGARVAQAKPELVNRLEEFGKRVGLAFQIADDLLDVTGDATKLGKNVGKDATLGKMTYPGLLGIDGSRRKADDLIDEACRLLEPLGERAAPLMELARFVTRRDH, encoded by the coding sequence ATGTCTGTGCTTGGCCAACAGTTCGAATCAGATCTGGCAACGTTTCGCGATCGTGTGAATGCACGATTGGCAAACTACGTGGCTCCTGAAATCGACAGCCCGAGCAAACTGAGTGAGTCGATGGCGTACAGCCTCCTCGCTGGTGGTAAGCGACTGCGTCCGATTTTGGTTCTGCTGGCATGCGAAGCGTGCGGTGGCGATAGCGACGCGGCGCTTCCGGCCGCTTGTGCCATCGAAATGATCCATACGTATTCCTTGATTCATGACGACTTGCCCGCAATGGACGATGACGACTATCGCCGGGGGCGGCTGACGAATCACAAGGTGTATGGCGAGGCGATGGCAATTCTCGCCGGGGATGCGTTGTTGACGCTGGCCTTCGAAGTGATGGCGCGTGACATTCAGCCGGGGGGGGTTGCAGCGGCCTGTTGTGCCGATCTGGCGTCGGCGGCAGGCTGGTGCGGAATGGTTGGTGGACAGGTTGCGGACCTCGAAGCAGAACAGCAGTCGGCTGATCGACAGTTGGGTAGTGCCACGGACAATTCAGGGGAATCGGCAGGGCTTGCCCAGCTTGAAGCCATTCATCGACGTAAGACGGGGCGGTTGCTGATGTCGGCTGTCACGCTGGGAGCGCGCGTGGCCCAGGCGAAACCCGAACTGGTGAATCGACTGGAAGAGTTCGGAAAACGCGTTGGATTGGCGTTCCAAATTGCGGATGATCTATTAGACGTGACAGGCGACGCGACCAAGCTGGGGAAGAACGTTGGCAAAGATGCCACGCTTGGCAAGATGACGTATCCCGGTTTGTTGGGGATCGATGGAAGTCGCCGGAAGGCGGATGATTTGATTGATGAAGCCTGTCGATTGCTGGAACCGTTGGGTGAACGAGCCGCTCCGCTGATGGAGCTGGCCAGATTCGTGACACGACGAGATCACTGA